A genomic segment from Gilvibacter sp. SZ-19 encodes:
- a CDS encoding DUF4290 domain-containing protein — MIDQLEYNTERPHLIIPEYGRHIQKMVDHCLAIEDKEARNKCAKSIIAVMGNLNPHLRDVPDFQHKLWDQLFIISDFKLDVDSPYPKPSIEELRERPQPLGYPQNHPKYRFYGNNIKRMIDVARGWDEGDMKNALVINIANHMKKSFLNWNKDTVEDSVIFQHLYELSEGEFNLKDSEEDLSDSSDLLKTKKRFQKKSSGKKGGRSRKRH; from the coding sequence TTGATAGACCAGTTAGAATACAACACAGAGCGTCCGCATTTGATCATACCCGAATACGGCCGTCACATACAAAAAATGGTAGACCATTGTCTGGCCATAGAAGACAAAGAAGCCCGCAACAAATGTGCTAAGAGCATCATTGCAGTGATGGGGAATCTGAATCCACACTTGCGCGATGTCCCTGATTTTCAACACAAACTTTGGGACCAACTTTTTATCATTTCGGACTTTAAATTGGATGTAGATTCTCCATATCCGAAGCCATCCATAGAAGAGCTTCGCGAAAGACCACAACCGCTGGGATATCCGCAAAACCATCCGAAGTATCGTTTCTACGGAAACAACATAAAACGCATGATCGATGTTGCACGGGGATGGGACGAAGGCGATATGAAGAACGCCTTGGTGATCAATATCGCCAACCACATGAAGAAATCGTTCTTGAACTGGAACAAGGACACCGTAGAAGACTCGGTGATCTTTCAACACTTATATGAGTTGTCGGAGGGAGAATTCAACCTTAAAGACTCCGAAGAAGATCTCAGCGATTCCAGCGACCTTTTAAAGACCAAAAAACGATTCCAAAAGAAATCCTCCGGAAAAAAGGGAGGAAGAAGTAGAAAACGCCACTAA
- a CDS encoding DUF2911 domain-containing protein: MKNYFFLFLFALAGSAWAQVNTPAPSPFQKVEQKVGLTDITLEYSRPSMKGRKVFGDLVPFGPVWRTGANANTKISFSTDVTIGGKKVEAGTYALYSKPGASSWEIIFYSDASNWGNPQNWDESKVAASVTSEVWPIEMPVETFTITFDDLTNNAVNLGIIWENTYVRATIEVPTDDAVMASIDRTMAGPSGNDYYAAAVYYLQEGKDMKQAKEWIDKAISMRKDPAFWMYRQKSLIHAKMGDKQGAIAAAKTSLELAEKAGNKDYIALNQKSLKEWGAK, encoded by the coding sequence ATGAAAAACTATTTCTTCTTATTTCTATTCGCTTTGGCCGGATCGGCTTGGGCACAAGTAAATACACCAGCACCGAGTCCATTTCAAAAAGTGGAGCAAAAAGTTGGTTTAACCGATATTACCTTAGAATATTCTCGCCCAAGTATGAAGGGGCGTAAAGTATTTGGAGATCTCGTTCCATTCGGACCAGTTTGGAGAACGGGAGCAAATGCTAACACTAAGATCAGCTTTAGTACTGATGTTACCATTGGAGGTAAAAAAGTAGAGGCTGGAACTTATGCCTTGTATAGCAAGCCCGGAGCTAGCAGCTGGGAGATCATTTTTTACAGTGATGCTAGTAACTGGGGTAACCCACAAAATTGGGATGAGTCTAAAGTTGCCGCCAGCGTGACCTCAGAAGTATGGCCTATCGAAATGCCGGTAGAGACCTTTACCATTACTTTTGACGATTTGACCAACAATGCCGTGAATCTTGGTATTATTTGGGAGAACACTTATGTGCGTGCCACTATCGAGGTTCCAACAGACGATGCAGTAATGGCGAGTATAGATCGTACCATGGCTGGTCCAAGCGGTAATGATTATTACGCTGCGGCAGTGTATTACTTACAAGAAGGTAAGGATATGAAGCAAGCTAAAGAATGGATCGACAAGGCCATTTCTATGCGCAAGGACCCTGCTTTCTGGATGTACCGTCAGAAATCTCTGATCCATGCTAAGATGGGAGATAAGCAAGGCGCAATAGCTGCTGCAAAAACTTCTTTGGAGTTGGCAGAAAAAGCTGGAAATAAAGATTATATTGCCCTCAATCAGAAGTCACTCAAAGAATGGGGGGCTAAATAA
- a CDS encoding Maf family protein: MLLEERLKNYRLILSSASPRRQNFFKGMGFDFVLDIRPVNEVYDDALEAEQITDYLAKKKAEPFTDLQDKDILVTSDTIVWFQGKPLEKAANRQEAIAMLSSLQDNYHEVITSICITTKNQQLVRHDKVKVWFDPLDQEQIAYYVDTYKPYDKAGSYGIQEWLGYVAVPRIEGSFFTVMGLPTHLVYKGLSEIVLAADS, translated from the coding sequence ATGCTCCTAGAAGAACGCTTAAAGAATTACAGACTTATCCTTTCTTCAGCCTCGCCCAGAAGGCAGAATTTCTTCAAGGGAATGGGCTTTGATTTTGTTTTGGATATCCGTCCGGTAAATGAGGTTTACGATGATGCATTAGAGGCCGAACAGATCACGGACTATTTGGCCAAAAAGAAGGCGGAACCCTTTACAGATCTGCAAGACAAGGATATTCTGGTTACCAGCGACACCATAGTCTGGTTTCAAGGTAAACCCTTGGAAAAAGCTGCCAACCGCCAAGAAGCTATTGCCATGTTGAGCAGTTTGCAAGACAATTATCACGAGGTGATAACATCTATCTGCATCACAACAAAGAACCAGCAACTAGTTAGGCACGATAAGGTCAAAGTTTGGTTTGACCCACTAGACCAGGAGCAGATAGCCTATTATGTAGATACCTATAAACCCTATGACAAGGCCGGAAGTTATGGCATTCAGGAATGGTTGGGCTATGTAGCTGTTCCCAGAATAGAAGGCTCTTTTTTTACGGTTATGGGATTGCCCACGCATTTGGTCTACAAAGGTTTATCTGAAATTGTTTTAGCTGCGGATTCCTAA
- a CDS encoding geranylgeranylglycerol-phosphate geranylgeranyltransferase: MGISAWLKLIRWPNLLIIIATQAIIKRAFFPSFGVSQALDGVHFLLLMLATAFIAAGGYIINDIEDKGIDGINRPEALIIGRSIAEKTAFNAYVAFNALGVGLGFWVAYAIDKANFAALFVLCSVLLYFYATSLKKVLLAGNLLIALLTALVVLLVGVFDLAPVAHPANQDTQLRVMGLLVDYAIFAFSLNFIRELVKDIIDINGDKNFGVNSLPIAIGRERAGTVVFGFGLITLLAVLYYAYSNFLYSELMLAYFFIALGAPLLLFSIKAWSASKREDYQFLSFLLKIIMVLGLISLIIYPYQ; encoded by the coding sequence ATGGGGATAAGCGCCTGGTTAAAACTCATTCGCTGGCCGAATTTACTCATCATAATCGCCACTCAGGCAATAATAAAACGGGCTTTCTTTCCTAGCTTTGGCGTAAGTCAGGCCTTAGATGGTGTACATTTTTTGCTGCTGATGCTCGCCACTGCCTTTATTGCTGCAGGAGGCTATATTATTAACGATATAGAAGACAAAGGGATCGATGGGATAAACCGTCCGGAAGCCTTGATCATTGGAAGATCCATCGCTGAGAAGACTGCTTTCAATGCCTATGTTGCCTTTAATGCCTTAGGGGTTGGACTCGGTTTTTGGGTCGCTTATGCCATAGACAAAGCCAATTTTGCTGCACTCTTTGTGCTCTGTTCGGTGCTACTCTACTTTTATGCCACTTCTTTAAAAAAGGTTTTATTGGCCGGTAATTTATTGATAGCGCTGCTCACCGCGCTAGTGGTTTTATTGGTAGGCGTCTTTGATCTGGCTCCGGTAGCACATCCTGCTAATCAAGACACGCAGCTGCGAGTTATGGGCCTGCTAGTGGACTATGCGATCTTTGCTTTTAGCCTGAATTTTATACGGGAGCTTGTTAAAGATATTATTGACATTAATGGCGATAAGAACTTTGGAGTGAACTCGCTACCCATTGCTATAGGCCGCGAAAGAGCAGGCACTGTCGTTTTTGGATTTGGCCTTATCACCCTTTTAGCGGTGCTCTATTACGCCTATAGTAATTTTCTGTATTCTGAATTGATGCTGGCTTACTTTTTTATAGCCTTGGGAGCACCCCTGCTGCTTTTCTCTATTAAGGCCTGGTCTGCCAGCAAACGCGAAGATTATCAGTTCTTATCGTTTTTATTAAAGATCATCATGGTCTTAGGTTTAATATCGCTTATCATTTACCCTTATCAATAA
- the murA gene encoding UDP-N-acetylglucosamine 1-carboxyvinyltransferase has translation MGTFQIEGGHRLQGEIQPQGAKNEALQILCAVLLTPEEVIIENIPNIRDVNKLITILGNLGVKIQKLGEGRYAFKADDVNLKYLESELFKEEGSSLRGSIMIVGPLLARFGKGYIPRPGGDKIGRRRLDTHFEGFINLGAKFRYNKEERFYGVEAPNGLQGTYMLLDQASVTGTANIVMAAVLAEGTTTIYNAACEPYLQQLCKMLNSMGAKISGVGSNLLVIEGVDALGGCTHRILPDMIEIGSWIGLAAMTRSEITIKNVSWENLGLIPDTFRKLGITLEKRGDDIYIPAQESYEIQGYIDGSILTVADAPWPGFTPDLLSIVLVVCTQAKGSVLIHQKMFESRLFFVDKLIDMGAKIILCDPHRATVIGHNFESSLKATTMVSPDIRAGISLLIAALSAKGTSIINNIEQIDRGYERIDERLRAIGAKITRLNS, from the coding sequence ATGGGTACATTTCAGATTGAAGGAGGTCATCGCCTCCAAGGTGAGATCCAGCCTCAAGGAGCCAAGAATGAAGCACTACAAATTCTCTGTGCGGTCTTACTCACCCCAGAAGAAGTTATCATTGAGAATATTCCCAATATCCGCGATGTAAACAAACTCATCACCATACTCGGGAACCTGGGTGTTAAGATTCAGAAGCTAGGAGAAGGCCGTTATGCCTTTAAAGCAGACGATGTTAATCTGAAATACCTAGAATCAGAATTATTCAAAGAAGAAGGGAGCTCGCTAAGAGGTTCCATCATGATCGTTGGCCCGCTTTTGGCGCGTTTTGGCAAAGGATATATTCCAAGACCTGGAGGCGACAAGATCGGACGCCGCCGCTTGGATACGCACTTTGAAGGATTTATAAATTTAGGGGCCAAGTTCCGCTACAATAAAGAAGAGCGTTTTTACGGTGTAGAAGCTCCAAACGGACTCCAAGGCACCTATATGCTTTTAGATCAAGCTTCAGTTACCGGAACGGCCAATATTGTAATGGCTGCTGTCCTGGCAGAAGGAACCACTACCATATACAATGCAGCCTGTGAGCCTTATCTACAACAATTGTGTAAGATGCTCAACTCCATGGGCGCCAAGATCAGTGGTGTAGGATCTAACCTCTTGGTTATTGAAGGTGTTGACGCCTTGGGCGGATGCACGCACCGTATCTTACCAGATATGATCGAGATTGGTAGTTGGATCGGTTTGGCGGCTATGACCCGCTCGGAGATCACGATCAAGAATGTTAGCTGGGAAAATCTAGGGCTTATTCCCGATACTTTTAGAAAGCTTGGGATCACTTTAGAGAAAAGAGGTGATGATATTTATATTCCCGCTCAGGAGTCATATGAGATCCAAGGATATATAGACGGTTCCATTCTTACTGTGGCCGATGCACCTTGGCCAGGCTTTACTCCGGACCTCTTAAGTATAGTGCTTGTGGTCTGTACCCAGGCGAAAGGCTCGGTCTTGATCCATCAGAAGATGTTCGAATCTCGCTTGTTCTTTGTAGATAAGCTAATAGACATGGGGGCAAAGATCATTTTATGTGATCCGCACCGCGCAACGGTAATTGGGCACAACTTCGAGTCTAGCCTTAAAGCTACCACCATGGTTTCTCCAGATATCCGTGCAGGGATCTCCTTGTTAATAGCAGCGCTTTCTGCCAAGGGAACGAGTATTATTAACAATATAGAACAGATCGATCGCGGTTATGAGCGGATCGATGAGCGTTTACGAGCTATAGGGGCTAAAATTACGCGCCTGAACTCTTAG
- a CDS encoding Rossmann-like and DUF2520 domain-containing protein, with product MIKLAIVGSGNLAYHLYEAVLPLKEIALVGVLGRNPETLRDFDQVLTTTDPLALPAADLTIVAVSDDAIGKVTDALQKKHGLLAHTSGAQKLDAIQAERRGVCYPLQTFSKLRAVDFTNIPFCLEAHSEDDFELLQHFASQLSSRVEAMDSEQRKYLHLAAVYVNNFVNQLYQTAYEILEDREIPFDLLQPLILETAQKVIDQKPADVQTGPAKRGDEGIMQAHLSIQSAANQKIYQLLTTAIKNSQNT from the coding sequence ATGATAAAACTGGCAATTGTTGGTAGCGGAAACCTGGCTTATCACCTCTACGAGGCTGTGTTGCCTTTAAAAGAGATAGCCCTTGTTGGTGTGTTGGGAAGAAACCCTGAAACGCTGCGCGATTTTGACCAAGTTCTAACAACGACCGATCCTTTAGCGCTACCCGCCGCAGACCTTACCATAGTTGCCGTTAGTGATGATGCTATAGGCAAAGTTACTGACGCACTTCAAAAGAAACACGGGCTTTTAGCCCATACCTCAGGAGCGCAGAAGTTAGATGCCATCCAGGCAGAAAGACGTGGCGTCTGTTATCCGCTACAGACCTTTAGCAAGTTGCGTGCTGTAGATTTTACAAACATACCCTTTTGCTTAGAAGCGCATTCTGAGGACGATTTTGAGCTGCTTCAGCATTTTGCCTCACAATTGAGTTCAAGGGTCGAAGCCATGGACAGTGAGCAGCGCAAGTATTTGCATTTGGCTGCTGTTTATGTGAACAATTTTGTGAATCAACTTTATCAAACCGCCTATGAGATCTTGGAAGATCGAGAGATTCCTTTTGATCTGCTACAACCACTAATACTTGAAACTGCGCAGAAAGTCATAGATCAAAAACCGGCAGATGTACAAACAGGTCCGGCCAAACGCGGCGATGAAGGCATCATGCAGGCACACTTATCGATTCAATCCGCAGCAAACCAAAAGATATATCAACTGCTTACCACAGCGATAAAAAACTCTCAAAATACATGA
- a CDS encoding (4Fe-4S)-binding protein, whose protein sequence is MDTTMHKFSNGGLTVTFDPKKCINAECCAKELSSVFRTSVIPWIHLEGAPAEQIVRQVKRCPSGALRCSIKETQPQSA, encoded by the coding sequence ATGGACACTACTATGCATAAGTTCTCCAACGGTGGCTTAACAGTGACTTTTGATCCAAAGAAATGCATTAACGCTGAATGCTGTGCGAAAGAACTTTCATCGGTATTTAGAACATCCGTTATTCCTTGGATCCATTTAGAAGGTGCACCGGCCGAACAAATTGTTAGACAGGTTAAACGCTGCCCTTCTGGAGCCTTGCGATGCAGCATTAAGGAAACTCAACCGCAATCTGCTTAA
- a CDS encoding HAD family hydrolase, with amino-acid sequence MSYKTKLEQITTFIFDVDGVLTDGKVLITSDGELLRSMNIKDGYALKRAVDQGFNVAIISGGTNEGVRKRLEGLGITEVFLGAHKKSNFLDDYCQKSGVALSEIAYMGDDMPDIPPLKAVGLASCPQDAIPEVKAVVDYVSHKNGGAGCARDLIEQVLKVHGKWG; translated from the coding sequence ATGAGTTATAAAACCAAACTCGAACAGATCACAACCTTTATTTTCGACGTAGATGGCGTACTGACCGATGGCAAAGTGTTGATCACCTCAGACGGAGAACTGCTCCGCAGTATGAATATCAAAGATGGCTATGCCCTTAAACGCGCGGTAGATCAAGGTTTTAATGTTGCCATAATTTCCGGCGGAACCAACGAAGGTGTTCGCAAGCGACTAGAAGGACTGGGAATAACAGAAGTGTTCTTAGGCGCCCATAAAAAGTCGAACTTTCTGGACGACTATTGTCAAAAAAGTGGTGTTGCTTTGAGCGAGATCGCTTATATGGGAGACGATATGCCAGACATTCCACCGCTCAAGGCTGTGGGCCTGGCTAGCTGTCCACAAGATGCCATCCCTGAGGTCAAGGCCGTTGTGGATTATGTATCGCACAAGAACGGTGGTGCAGGCTGCGCGAGAGATCTTATAGAACAAGTTCTAAAAGTACACGGCAAATGGGGATAA
- a CDS encoding PIG-L family deacetylase produces the protein MRLKGFLLLIAILLPLASSAQKPEKPNSSEIYEDLRKLSFFGTALYVAAHPDDENTRLISYLANDVKARTAYLSMTRGDGGQNLIGPEIRELLGVIRTQELLAARATDGGSQYFTRANDFGYSKHPDETLAIWNKNEVLKDVVMNIRRFKPDIIVNRFNHRTPGSTHGHHTSSAMLSVEAFDLAGDPTAFPESAEKYGLWQPKRLFFNTSWWFYGSQEKFDEADKTNLMAVETGNYFPTRGLSNGEIAALSRSMHKSQGFGSTGSRGSQTEWLEFIKGDFPKNKEDLFEGVNTSWSRMEGGAAVGAIVDQVIANFNFQDPAANVPKLLEAYKLLEKLPASHWKSIKLEALKKIILDCSGIFLEAVADQQETTLNSDPNIRIEAINRSNLNVKLNGVTSAIVKFPDMFAAVPLATNQGYTASSVSGTFSPLAEYTAPYWLKEPGTLGMYKVSREDYIGLPRAPQRFPVQFNISINGVNMSALRNVVYKFNDPVDGEVYRPFDVLPELTSAIAEKVIIFANTDPKVIPVEVRAGKANISGELSLELPVGWTASPSSIDFKLDNQGEKRRFNFTVTPPANQSEGYIRPLVTSDGQKYTQELIQIDYPHIPFQNVLMPSEAKVARIPIAKRGEHIAYVKGAGDAIPESLEQIGYHVVTLAPEELSLANLANYDALVFGVRAYNTVEELQFKKQVVADYVASGGNVIVQYNTSRGLVTNDFAPYPITLSRERVTDEYAPVTLLAPQHPVLNSPNKITASDFEGWVQERGLYFPSSWDNQYEAILAMKDKQAKEDSKGSLLVAKHGKGHYIYTGLSFFRELPAGVPGAYRLFANLLSIGK, from the coding sequence ATGCGATTAAAAGGCTTTTTACTGCTTATCGCCATTTTGCTACCCTTAGCAAGTTCGGCTCAAAAACCAGAAAAACCGAATTCCTCTGAGATCTATGAAGACCTAAGAAAACTGAGTTTCTTTGGCACAGCCCTTTACGTGGCTGCACACCCAGACGATGAGAATACCAGACTTATCTCATATCTGGCCAACGATGTAAAAGCCAGAACGGCATATTTATCGATGACCCGAGGCGATGGCGGCCAAAATCTGATAGGCCCAGAAATTCGTGAACTTCTGGGAGTTATAAGAACCCAAGAACTCTTGGCAGCCCGAGCAACTGATGGTGGTAGTCAATACTTTACCCGAGCCAATGATTTTGGTTATTCCAAACACCCAGACGAAACCTTAGCTATCTGGAACAAGAACGAAGTACTCAAAGATGTGGTGATGAACATCAGACGGTTTAAGCCAGATATCATAGTGAATCGATTCAATCACAGGACTCCTGGAAGTACTCATGGACACCACACCTCCTCTGCCATGCTCAGCGTGGAGGCTTTTGACCTAGCTGGCGATCCAACTGCCTTTCCAGAATCCGCAGAAAAATACGGCCTGTGGCAACCCAAGCGCTTATTTTTTAATACTAGCTGGTGGTTTTATGGCAGCCAAGAAAAATTCGATGAGGCCGACAAGACCAATTTAATGGCCGTTGAGACTGGGAACTACTTCCCTACGCGCGGACTTTCCAACGGAGAGATCGCTGCATTGAGCCGCAGCATGCATAAATCTCAGGGCTTTGGTAGTACCGGAAGTCGCGGATCGCAAACCGAATGGCTGGAGTTCATTAAAGGAGATTTCCCAAAGAACAAAGAAGATCTGTTTGAAGGCGTGAATACCTCTTGGTCTCGCATGGAAGGTGGAGCTGCTGTAGGGGCAATTGTAGATCAGGTGATCGCCAATTTTAACTTTCAAGACCCAGCTGCCAATGTACCCAAATTGCTTGAAGCCTATAAGCTTTTAGAAAAACTTCCGGCCAGCCATTGGAAGTCCATTAAACTCGAAGCCCTGAAAAAGATCATCTTAGATTGTAGCGGGATCTTTTTAGAAGCAGTGGCCGATCAGCAAGAAACCACTTTAAATAGCGATCCAAATATTCGCATAGAAGCAATTAATCGCTCTAACTTGAACGTAAAACTAAACGGAGTTACATCTGCAATAGTTAAATTCCCTGACATGTTCGCTGCTGTGCCTTTAGCAACTAATCAAGGCTATACAGCAAGCAGTGTTAGCGGTACTTTTAGCCCATTGGCTGAATATACTGCTCCTTATTGGTTAAAAGAACCTGGCACGCTTGGGATGTATAAAGTGAGCCGGGAGGATTATATAGGACTGCCTCGCGCGCCTCAGCGCTTTCCGGTGCAGTTCAACATCAGCATTAATGGTGTGAACATGTCTGCTCTACGCAATGTGGTATACAAATTCAATGACCCAGTGGATGGAGAAGTTTATAGACCGTTCGATGTATTGCCGGAACTCACCTCTGCAATAGCGGAAAAGGTGATCATTTTTGCGAATACAGACCCAAAAGTTATTCCTGTAGAAGTTCGTGCAGGAAAAGCCAATATTAGTGGTGAGTTAAGCCTTGAATTGCCCGTGGGTTGGACAGCTAGTCCTAGCAGTATCGATTTTAAACTCGACAATCAAGGGGAAAAGCGACGTTTTAATTTTACAGTGACACCTCCCGCCAATCAAAGCGAGGGATATATTAGACCCCTAGTTACTAGCGATGGGCAAAAATATACACAAGAGTTGATCCAGATAGACTATCCGCATATACCTTTCCAAAACGTCTTGATGCCTTCTGAGGCAAAAGTGGCGCGTATTCCCATTGCAAAACGCGGGGAACATATCGCTTATGTGAAAGGCGCAGGAGATGCCATTCCGGAGAGCTTGGAGCAAATTGGCTATCATGTGGTTACTTTGGCTCCAGAAGAGCTAAGTCTGGCCAATCTGGCCAATTATGACGCCTTGGTATTTGGTGTGCGCGCATACAACACGGTAGAAGAACTACAGTTTAAAAAACAAGTTGTTGCCGATTATGTCGCCTCTGGCGGAAACGTAATTGTGCAGTACAACACCAGTCGTGGCTTGGTCACAAACGATTTTGCCCCATACCCGATAACCCTTTCAAGAGAGCGCGTTACAGACGAGTATGCTCCTGTAACCTTATTGGCTCCGCAGCATCCTGTACTCAACAGTCCTAATAAGATCACTGCCTCGGATTTTGAAGGCTGGGTACAAGAAAGAGGGCTCTATTTTCCAAGCAGCTGGGACAACCAATACGAGGCTATTTTAGCCATGAAAGACAAACAAGCCAAAGAAGATTCTAAGGGAAGTCTTTTGGTTGCCAAACACGGAAAAGGCCATTATATCTATACCGGATTGAGTTTCTTTAGAGAACTTCCAGCGGGCGTTCCTGGCGCATACCGCTTGTTCGCAAACCTTTTATCTATAGGGAAATAA
- a CDS encoding sodium:solute symporter: MQLEDWLVLATTLLFIVIYGAWKTRKHSKVSDYLRGGNSAKWWTVGISVMATQASAITFLSTPGQAFHDGMGFVQFYFGLPIAMIIICMVFIPLYHKLKVYTAYEFLEQRFDGKTRVLTAFLFLIQRGLSAGITIFAPAIILSAVLGWDLYLLNIIIGVLVIIYTVSGGTKAVSVTQKQQMAVIFAGMFIAFYLILDGLPEEVTFSKALEIAGASGKMDVLDFSFDFENNYTVWSGIIGGTFLMLSYFGTDQSQVQRYLSGQSVKQSQLGLMFNGLLKVPMQFFILLVGVMVFVFYQYNSAPLHFNPSNVSEVMASDYADEYKALETERFVVEKELFAVQAAMAATTDGLKDGQLVAKMKSLQATDKELREKAKTVILQVNENATVNDKDYVFIHYILNNLPKGLIGLLLAVILSAAMSSTASELNALGTTTTIDIYKRRQTQERDEAFYISKSKWFTAMWGVLAILVACVANLFENLIQLVNIIGSIFYGNVLGIFLLAFFIKFVRSRAVFLAAIVTQVVIIGLWFWDVIPYLWLNLIGCVLVILIAMLIQSLDNRQKNRGQISH, encoded by the coding sequence TTGCAATTAGAAGATTGGTTGGTACTGGCCACCACGCTCTTGTTCATTGTTATCTACGGAGCTTGGAAAACGCGAAAACACAGCAAGGTCTCCGATTATCTCAGAGGTGGAAACTCCGCCAAATGGTGGACCGTAGGAATCTCTGTAATGGCTACCCAAGCCAGTGCTATTACCTTTTTGTCTACGCCCGGACAAGCCTTTCACGACGGGATGGGCTTTGTGCAGTTTTACTTCGGATTGCCTATAGCGATGATCATTATCTGTATGGTGTTCATCCCCTTATACCACAAATTAAAGGTTTATACGGCTTACGAGTTCTTGGAGCAGCGCTTTGACGGAAAGACACGTGTGCTCACTGCCTTTTTGTTCTTGATCCAACGAGGCCTTTCGGCAGGAATCACCATTTTTGCCCCAGCCATCATACTCTCTGCCGTGTTGGGCTGGGATCTGTATCTACTCAATATCATCATTGGTGTTTTGGTCATTATTTACACCGTTAGCGGTGGAACCAAAGCGGTGAGTGTCACCCAGAAACAGCAAATGGCGGTCATCTTTGCCGGAATGTTCATTGCTTTCTATTTGATCTTAGATGGCCTTCCGGAAGAGGTTACCTTTAGCAAGGCGCTAGAAATTGCAGGCGCAAGCGGAAAGATGGACGTGCTCGATTTTTCCTTCGACTTTGAAAACAATTATACCGTTTGGAGCGGGATCATTGGAGGAACCTTTTTAATGCTCTCTTATTTTGGGACCGACCAAAGTCAGGTACAACGCTATCTGAGTGGACAATCTGTAAAGCAAAGTCAATTGGGGCTAATGTTTAACGGGCTGCTTAAAGTACCCATGCAGTTCTTTATTCTTTTGGTTGGAGTCATGGTTTTTGTCTTCTACCAATACAATAGCGCTCCCCTGCACTTTAATCCGAGTAATGTGAGCGAGGTGATGGCCAGCGATTACGCCGATGAGTACAAGGCCTTAGAGACCGAAAGATTTGTTGTTGAAAAGGAACTCTTTGCTGTGCAGGCAGCAATGGCTGCCACTACAGATGGCCTTAAGGATGGTCAGTTGGTGGCTAAGATGAAATCACTTCAGGCCACAGACAAAGAACTACGAGAAAAAGCAAAGACGGTCATACTCCAGGTAAATGAGAATGCAACAGTGAATGACAAGGACTATGTCTTTATCCACTATATTCTCAATAATCTACCCAAGGGTCTTATTGGCTTGCTTTTGGCTGTGATCTTATCGGCAGCGATGTCGTCCACTGCATCAGAACTCAACGCCTTGGGCACCACTACTACCATAGATATCTATAAACGCAGGCAGACCCAAGAGAGAGATGAAGCTTTTTATATCAGTAAATCTAAATGGTTTACAGCAATGTGGGGAGTACTCGCTATTCTAGTGGCCTGTGTGGCCAACCTTTTTGAGAACCTGATCCAATTGGTGAATATTATCGGTTCAATTTTCTACGGAAATGTCTTGGGAATCTTTTTACTGGCTTTCTTTATCAAGTTCGTGAGAAGCCGAGCTGTCTTTTTAGCGGCCATAGTGACACAAGTGGTGATCATCGGGCTTTGGTTCTGGGATGTTATTCCTTACCTCTGGCTCAATCTAATAGGCTGTGTCTTGGTTATTCTTATCGCAATGCTGATTCAAAGCCTTGACAATAGGCAAAAAAATAGGGGCCAAATCTCTCACTGA